From the genome of Neomonachus schauinslandi chromosome 5, ASM220157v2, whole genome shotgun sequence, one region includes:
- the GUSB gene encoding beta-glucuronidase isoform X2 yields MHAGLWAALGPLLWACGLALQGGMLYPQESPSRERKELDGLWSFRADFSEDRRQGFELQWYRTPLRESGPTLDMPVPSSFNDVGQDRQLRSFVGWVWYEREVTLPQRWTQDLGTRVVLRIGSAHYHAIVWVNGVHVAEHEGGHLPFEADISKLVQSGPLSSCRITIAINNTLTPHTLPPGTILHKTDISKYPKGYFVQNTNFDFFNYAGLHRPVLLYTTPTTYIDDITVTTGVDQDTGLVDYQVSAQGSEYFQLEVRLLDQEGKVVAQGTGGRGQLQVPNAHLWWPYLMHEHPAYLYSLEVRLTAQTAAGAVSDFYALPVGIRTVAVTEHRFLINGKPFYFHGVNKHEDADIRGRGFDWPLLVKDFNLLRWLGANAFRTSHYPYAEEVMQLCDRYGIVVIDESPGVGIVLAQSYSNESLQHHLQVMEELVRRDKNHPAVVMWSVANEPASFLKPAGYYFKTLIAHTKALDPSRPVTFVTNSNYEADLGAPYVDVICVNSYYSWYHDYGHLEVIQLHLATEFENWYRTYQKPIIQSEYGAGSIAGFHQDPPLMFSEEYQKGLLEQYHLVLDQKRKDYVVGELIWNFADFMTDQYKRNSTPGR; encoded by the exons ATGCACGCGGGACTGTGGGCCGCGCTCGGCCCGCTGCTTTGGGCCTGCGGGCTGGCGCTGCAGGGCGGGATGCTGTACCCGCAGGAGAGCCCGTCGCGGGAGCGCAAGGAGCTGGACGGCCTCTGGAGCTTCCGCGCCGACTTCTCCGAGGACCGGCGCCAGGGCTTCGAGCTGCAGTGGTACCGGACCCCGCTGCGCGAG TCGGGCCCCACCCTGGACATGCCCGTTCCCTCCAGCTTCAACGATGTGGGCCAGGATAGGCAGCTGCGCAGCTTTGTCGGCTGGGTGTGGTATGAGCGGGAGGTGACCCTGCCACAGCGATGGACCCAGGACCTGGGCACGAGGGTGGTGCTGAGGATTGGCAGTGCCCACTACCATGCCATTGTG TGGGTGAATGGGGTGCATGTGGCGGAGCATGAGGGGGGTCATCTCCCCTTCGAAGCTGACATCAGCAAGCTGGTCCAGAGTGGGCCCCTGTCCTCCTGCCGCATTACCATTGCCATCAACAACACTCTCACCCCCCACACTCTGCCGCCAGGGACCATCCTCCACAAGACGGATATCTCCAA GTACCCCAAGGGTTACTTTGTCCAGAACACAAACTTTGACTTCTTCAACTACGCGGGGCTGCATCGGCCTGTGCTCCTCTACACCACACCTACCACCTACATTGATGACATCACCGTCACCACCGGCGTGGACCAGGACACTG GGCTGGTGGATTACCAGGTCTCTGCCCAGGGCAGTGAATACTTCCAGCTGGAAGTGCGTCTTCTGGACCAGGAAGGCAAAGTCGTGGCCCAGGGGACAGGGGGCCGCGGCCAGCTGCAGGTGCCCAACGCCCACCTCTGGTGGCCCTACCTGATGCATGAGCACCCCGCCTACCTGTACTCATTGGAG GTGAGGCTGACTGCACAGACAGCCGCTGGGGCTGTGTCCGACTTCTACGCCCTCCCCGTGGGGATCCGCACCGTAGCCGTCACAGAGCATCGCTTCCTCATCAATGGGAAACCCTTCTATTTCCACGGGGTCAACAAACACGAGGATGCGGAT ATCCGGGGGAGGGGCTTTGATTGGCCCCTGCTGGTGAAGGACTTCAACCTGCTGCGCTGGCTGGGGGCCAACGCCTTCCGCACCAGCCACTACCCGTATGCCGAGGAGGTGATGCAGCTCTGCGACCGCTACGGGATCGTGGTCATCGATGAGAGTCCGGGCGTGGGCATCGTGCTGGC CCAGAGCTACAGCAACGAGTCCCTGCAGCACCACCTGCAGGTGATGGAGGAGCTGGTGCGTAGGGACAAGAATCACCCGGCTGTTGTGATGTGGTCGGTGGCCAATGAGCCCGCTTCCTTCCTGAAGCCTGCCGGTTACTACTTCAA GACGCTGATTGCTCACACCAAAGCCTTGGACCCCTCCCGGCCCGTGACCTTTGTGACCAACTCCAACTACGAAGCAGACCTGGGG GCGCCGTATGTGGACGTCATCTGTGTGAATAGTTACTACTCTTGGTATCATGACTACGGGCACCTGGAGGTGATTCAGCTGCACCTGGCCACCGAGTTTGAGAACTGGTACAGGACCTATCAGAAGCCAATCATCCAGAGCGAGTACGGAGCAGGGTCCATTGCAGGGTTTCACCAG
- the GUSB gene encoding beta-glucuronidase isoform X3 has protein sequence MHAGLWAALGPLLWACGLALQGGMLYPQESPSRERKELDGLWSFRADFSEDRRQGFELQWYRTPLRESGPTLDMPVPSSFNDVGQDRQLRSFVGWVWYEREVTLPQRWTQDLGTRVVLRIGSAHYHAIVWVNGVHVAEHEGGHLPFEADISKLVQSGPLSSCRITIAINNTLTPHTLPPGTILHKTDISKYPKGYFVQNTNFDFFNYAGLHRPVLLYTTPTTYIDDITVTTGVDQDTGLVDYQVSAQGSEYFQLEVRLLDQEGKVVAQGTGGRGQLQVPNAHLWWPYLMHEHPAYLYSLEVRLTAQTAAGAVSDFYALPVGIRTVAVTEHRFLINGKPFYFHGVNKHEDADIRGRGFDWPLLVKDFNLLRWLGANAFRTSHYPYAEEVMQLCDRYGIVVIDESPGVGIVLAQSYSNESLQHHLQVMEELVRRDKNHPAVVMWSVANEPASFLKPAGYYFKTLIAHTKALDPSRPVTFVTNSNYEADLGAPYVDVICVNSYYSWYHDYGHLEVIQLHLATEFENWYRTYQKPIIQSEYGAGSIAGFHQDPPLMFSEEYQKGLLEQYHLVLDQKRKDYVVGELIWNFADFMTDQ, from the exons ATGCACGCGGGACTGTGGGCCGCGCTCGGCCCGCTGCTTTGGGCCTGCGGGCTGGCGCTGCAGGGCGGGATGCTGTACCCGCAGGAGAGCCCGTCGCGGGAGCGCAAGGAGCTGGACGGCCTCTGGAGCTTCCGCGCCGACTTCTCCGAGGACCGGCGCCAGGGCTTCGAGCTGCAGTGGTACCGGACCCCGCTGCGCGAG TCGGGCCCCACCCTGGACATGCCCGTTCCCTCCAGCTTCAACGATGTGGGCCAGGATAGGCAGCTGCGCAGCTTTGTCGGCTGGGTGTGGTATGAGCGGGAGGTGACCCTGCCACAGCGATGGACCCAGGACCTGGGCACGAGGGTGGTGCTGAGGATTGGCAGTGCCCACTACCATGCCATTGTG TGGGTGAATGGGGTGCATGTGGCGGAGCATGAGGGGGGTCATCTCCCCTTCGAAGCTGACATCAGCAAGCTGGTCCAGAGTGGGCCCCTGTCCTCCTGCCGCATTACCATTGCCATCAACAACACTCTCACCCCCCACACTCTGCCGCCAGGGACCATCCTCCACAAGACGGATATCTCCAA GTACCCCAAGGGTTACTTTGTCCAGAACACAAACTTTGACTTCTTCAACTACGCGGGGCTGCATCGGCCTGTGCTCCTCTACACCACACCTACCACCTACATTGATGACATCACCGTCACCACCGGCGTGGACCAGGACACTG GGCTGGTGGATTACCAGGTCTCTGCCCAGGGCAGTGAATACTTCCAGCTGGAAGTGCGTCTTCTGGACCAGGAAGGCAAAGTCGTGGCCCAGGGGACAGGGGGCCGCGGCCAGCTGCAGGTGCCCAACGCCCACCTCTGGTGGCCCTACCTGATGCATGAGCACCCCGCCTACCTGTACTCATTGGAG GTGAGGCTGACTGCACAGACAGCCGCTGGGGCTGTGTCCGACTTCTACGCCCTCCCCGTGGGGATCCGCACCGTAGCCGTCACAGAGCATCGCTTCCTCATCAATGGGAAACCCTTCTATTTCCACGGGGTCAACAAACACGAGGATGCGGAT ATCCGGGGGAGGGGCTTTGATTGGCCCCTGCTGGTGAAGGACTTCAACCTGCTGCGCTGGCTGGGGGCCAACGCCTTCCGCACCAGCCACTACCCGTATGCCGAGGAGGTGATGCAGCTCTGCGACCGCTACGGGATCGTGGTCATCGATGAGAGTCCGGGCGTGGGCATCGTGCTGGC CCAGAGCTACAGCAACGAGTCCCTGCAGCACCACCTGCAGGTGATGGAGGAGCTGGTGCGTAGGGACAAGAATCACCCGGCTGTTGTGATGTGGTCGGTGGCCAATGAGCCCGCTTCCTTCCTGAAGCCTGCCGGTTACTACTTCAA GACGCTGATTGCTCACACCAAAGCCTTGGACCCCTCCCGGCCCGTGACCTTTGTGACCAACTCCAACTACGAAGCAGACCTGGGG GCGCCGTATGTGGACGTCATCTGTGTGAATAGTTACTACTCTTGGTATCATGACTACGGGCACCTGGAGGTGATTCAGCTGCACCTGGCCACCGAGTTTGAGAACTGGTACAGGACCTATCAGAAGCCAATCATCCAGAGCGAGTACGGAGCAGGGTCCATTGCAGGGTTTCACCAG